GGTGTCCGAACTCATGCGCGAAGGTTCTATATCCGAAAGCTGGGGCACAGGAGTAATGCACCGTCGCACAGGTTGAAGTACTAAGTAACTTTGTTGGATTCTTAGTGCATATACGTGGGAAAAGCTTCCGGGTATGGTAACCTATGACTGTGTCAGATCCAAGTGAGTAGTATGCCCGAGCCGAAGGAAGAAATGTGGCTAGGGCTGCGCTTAATTTGATTTACTTTTTATCATTTCTAGATTAAGTTTTGTTAGTGTAAAACTTATCTTGTAAGCGATCGTTGATGTGTAATTCCGTAAATGTTTGTTTATGTTTATCATGGTTAGGGGATGGCTGTGGAGGACCTAAGCGCCGGTCACATGGTTGTCTTCTTTACCAGCGCCTACCCATGGCAagggagcagaaggagcgcTAAAAAAACATCCCATGAATGACTAATTCTCAACTTATTTTGTGCTGTAGCTTAGCTCGGGCTGGTGTTTACGTCCTATTATCAATTGGGTGGTGTGAAGTAAGGGGAATGTGGGATTAAGAAGGGAGCTTGTCGGGGCCTTGAGccaccccctccccccaGAATCTTCctaatcttcttctccatgagtGAGGGGTTTTTGTTTCTATTAGATCAATGGAGTCCTTTGGTTCGATGTGAGATACTACGTATTGACTATGAGCAATTTCTATGTACACCTTACCAAGCCCTTGTTTCCTGCAAGGTGCCTTACCCTCACTATTGTGGCTAGTTGAGCAATACTTGGACACCCTAAAGTagcttcaatatcatcaaggcCTTGTTCATCGGCTGTCGTATATGAGGGATGGTGTAATGTCTTggagggatatatatatatatggtgCTCTTCGCCCGCGTCCGGtaggaggaaagagaaagccctTTTCTTGAATCCAAAGGAGAGTAGTATCTTATACAGGTAGATAGAATAAACCTTACGCTCATATCAGGACCTCTGGACTAGGTACTCGACAGGATCCGTGACAGTCTGTGTTTGAAACAAGTTGATTGAAGCGATATGCAAAGAAAGATTTTCGGTGCATTTCCTTGCTCGTCTTGACATCATGTGGCTTACACCTAGTTTGGCAGGCAAACGAGTAGGAGCAACaaaatggaagaaaaaagttAATTCCgatgcggggaatcgaaccccgagctgcTGTGTGAGAGACAGCGATGTTAACCATTACACCACATCGGATGATTGGTGTGAGAAAGAAACTTTTTGTGTTAAATAACAATAAAATTATTGGTAAGTCAATTAGGGCTCTACGGGTATCTTACCCGAAAAGGAGAGCGAGTCATTGATTCCCTCGCGTGACATTTTGCCGAGCCCAAATACAGTTTAGCGTCCATTCTTGTTCAGGGTTGGCGAAAGCTTCTACTACGGACTGCCGGTCTCTCTCATCCAGAGTTTATGCATGGGATCCTATTCATTACTCCGTCTATACCCTGTTGCATGCATGGGTATACCTATATGGCCTCGGGTATTGGATCCTGGGGTAAACAGAATCCCATGGATGAGATCTTCGTCCCTTTTAATACACCGGTGTGCGGTGTAGTCGAGCTTTTAAAGCACCGAGATCAACGGCATCTCGGCAAGGTTCCGACCTTCAGTGGGGTTAAGCGCTCACCCCGGCATCGGGTTGACGTTCACTCAACGAAATCCCGGATAAGCGATCCCGGGATATTCGCTTACCAAGGAAGCCTTTCTCAACCTTTGGAGTTTGGACGCTCTCGCCCCCCGCCAAGCCAACCCGACCCCTGTAAAATGCCCCATGCGGTAAAGACGTGGTTCACCGGGAAAGCCCTCATCAAGGTGGATGAATGAATTAGGGACTCTAGCTCGGAAGAGTCGCGTCCAATGCTGTGACGGCCGACCTCACACGCTGACGAAGACTTCGTCTAAGACCACTTTTTGGGAAAAGTTGTGTGAATATGTGGATCAGCTTGAAGGTCACACGTCGCTTTTATGTAGAGAATATAAGCATGATCGCTGCGGCTGAACATTTCTTCGCGGCTAAGAGTCAAAACAGTCTGGGGAAAACGCTTCCCCGGCCCACGTTCCCACTCGCCGGGGGACCGTGGCAAAGCAAATTTTTGCATGGAGAAAGCATCCATCGCAGTTCTCGACGTATCGCAGCTCTTTGATTCAACCCCATGGCGCCCCAGTCTGGGGCGGACCTTGACGGAACTTGTGGAGATAGTTCGAGTGAAGAGTCCATCCACGTCTATTTAGTTTTTAAGATGCTCTCCAGGCCCAGGTCTCACTCCTGTTGTGTTCAAAATCACCTACCCCTTGTTCATCTCAGGTCGCTCCGTGTCGAAGAATCTTCTCTGTCACCTTCCCTACGTCCTTTGATTCTTCGACCCTCTGTCCATCGCGATGGGCATCCTTAACGTCGTCGAGGATCGTCCTACTCCTAAGAGTGTCTATAACTGGCGAGTGTACCTGCTCGCAGGCATTGCATCATGTGGTTCCAATATGATCGGTTATACTAGTGCCTTTATTGGTACAACCATCACACTGGACTCCTTTAAAGAGGAATTCGGCTTGGATAAGATGTCATCTGCGAAGGTGGACTTGATTAGCGAGAATATTGTCTCGCTGTTCATTGCCGGTGCCTTCTTTGGAGCCCTCTTAACCTACCCTGTTGGCCATTTCCTGGGACGCAAATGGAGCTTGGTGATCGCTTCAGCTATCTTTACGTTAGGAGCTGGTCTCCAGCTGGGTGCCAACCACTCCCGCGGACTTGGAATTATGTATGCTGGACGAGTCCTGAATGGACTCGGTACTGGTGTCGCCTCGAACATTGTCCCAATCTATCTCTCTGAACTGGCACCTCCGGCCATCCGTGGGCGACTTGTCGGTCTCTATGAGCTCGGCTGGCAGATTGGTGGTATGGTGGGATTCTGGATCAACGTGAGTAGTCTGACGCCTTTCATTGGCATTATACCTTTTACTCCTTCCCCCTTTCCGCTCGGAGCCATGTACACATTGCTAACATTAACCCGGCTTAGTACGGTGTCCAAAAAAACATGGAACCTGGCCATACGCAATGGTTGATCCCATTTGCCATTCAGCTGATTCCGGCTGGGCTGCTTTTCGCTGGTGCCTTATGGACAAAGGAATCCCCTCGGTGGCTCTTCCTGAAGGACCGCCGACAGGAAGCAATGGCAAACCTCTGCTGGATTCGTCAGTTGAGCGAGACCGATATTTATATCACCGAGGAGGTGGCCGCTATCGACCAAGCGCTTGAAGAGCAGGCAGCCACCATTGGTATTGGATTCTGGAAACCCTTCCAGTCTGTTGGCACACGCCCAAAGATCATGTGGCGTCTCTTCCTGGGCTGcatgttgttcttctggcAGAATGGATCGGGTATCAACGCGATCAACTACTACAGtcccaccatcttcaaaagtaTCGGTGTCAATAGCGATACGATCGGAATCACCACAGGATTGTTCGGCGTGGTGAAAGCCGTCATGACCTTCGTGTggcttctgttcctggtcGACCAGTTGGGAAGACGGaagctcctcctcatcgGTGCCATCACGGGCTCGATCTGTATGTGGATTATCGGTGCCTACATCTGCGTCGTCCAGCCCGAGGAAAACCCCACCGACCACTTGAACGGTGGTGGTATTGCAgctatcttcttcttctacctgtGGACAGCGATCTACACGCCTACATGGAACGGCACACCGTGGGTTATCAACTCGGTAGGTTTTTTTTCTGACACAGTTGACTAAAAGTACCGTCGCTGATCAACTATGAATAGGAATTCTTCGACCCCAATATTCGTTCCTTGGCCCAGGCCGCAACCACCGCCAGTAACTggctcttcaacttccttgtTTCCCGTTTCACGGAGCAAATGTTCGCCAAGATGGGCTATGGAGTgtacttcttcttcgccgccttATCcttcctcgccttcttctttaccttcttcctcattccCGAGACTAGCGGTGTCCCGCTGGAAGTTGTGGACCGCCTGTTCGAGGTTAAGCCGGTGTGGCGGGCCAACGAGACGGTTAAGGCTcagatgaaggaggaggaagagcgaTTCCGCTTCGAGATTAAGGAGGGCAATTTTGATAAGAGCGAAGAGGAACATGTGGAGGATGGCAATGAGACGAGGTCATAGATTTCATGATACACTGCTTATAGACTTGTATATAGAATTTGGGTTGGTGTTCTGATTTAGGAACCTGTATAT
This window of the Aspergillus oryzae RIB40 DNA, chromosome 8 genome carries:
- a CDS encoding sugar porter family MFS transporter (predicted transporter (major facilitator superfamily)), coding for MGILNVVEDRPTPKSVYNWRVYLLAGIASCGSNMIGYTSAFIGTTITLDSFKEEFGLDKMSSAKVDLISENIVSLFIAGAFFGALLTYPVGHFLGRKWSLVIASAIFTLGAGLQLGANHSRGLGIMYAGRVLNGLGTGVASNIVPIYLSELAPPAIRGRLVGLYELGWQIGGMVGFWINYGVQKNMEPGHTQWLIPFAIQLIPAGLLFAGALWTKESPRWLFLKDRRQEAMANLCWIRQLSETDIYITEEVAAIDQALEEQAATIGIGFWKPFQSVGTRPKIMWRLFLGCMLFFWQNGSGINAINYYSPTIFKSIGVNSDTIGITTGLFGVVKAVMTFVWLLFLVDQLGRRKLLLIGAITGSICMWIIGAYICVVQPEENPTDHLNGGGIAAIFFFYLWTAIYTPTWNGTPWVINSEFFDPNIRSLAQAATTASNWLFNFLVSRFTEQMFAKMGYGVYFFFAALSFLAFFFTFFLIPETSGVPLEVVDRLFEVKPVWRANETVKAQMKEEEERFRFEIKEGNFDKSEEEHVEDGNETRS